A genome region from Natranaeroarchaeum sulfidigenes includes the following:
- a CDS encoding MATE family efflux transporter produces MSDDRSVDLTEGRLLVPLLVLSGPIVASQLLQVSYNLIDTYFVGRLGADAVAALGFALPFAFLMISLGSGLTVAGTVLVAQHKGAGNEEKVARVAGQTITFVSITSVLLAAIGYVLAPVLLPYIGTDPGTATHRMAVEYTRTIFLGVVFMFGFFIFQAILRGWGDTRTPLYLMVLSVSINIVLDPFLILGFENNPLFEWAGLLDLQADLLAATGFTGYGVQGAAIATVFSRGVGAAIGFWLLFTGRVGIDLSFADLKPEMAVVRKILDVGGPSGLERGADSLAYTGMTALVGLVSADAVAAYGIGNRINTLVYLPAVGLAQGTETAVGQNLGAGKQGRARKAVLLSSGIIFAVLAVFSVLAFVFAETIVSIFIEGEGAEIVVEKGTDYFKIIGPTYVFMGLFQVLNAGFRGAGSTRTAFIFSVLAQWGLRIPPTLVFITILAMGATGVWWGIAFSHVAAAIVVAAWFLVGDWDQSVIEEDEDTSRDGGAEGTVNAAE; encoded by the coding sequence GTGAGTGACGACCGGTCCGTCGATCTCACGGAGGGGCGGCTGCTCGTCCCGTTGCTCGTACTCTCGGGACCGATCGTTGCCTCACAGCTCCTGCAGGTGTCCTACAATCTGATCGACACGTACTTCGTTGGACGGCTGGGGGCAGACGCCGTCGCCGCGCTGGGCTTTGCACTCCCCTTTGCCTTCCTGATGATCAGCCTCGGAAGCGGACTGACCGTCGCCGGAACCGTGCTGGTCGCCCAGCACAAAGGTGCGGGCAACGAGGAGAAGGTCGCCCGCGTTGCGGGACAGACGATTACCTTCGTCTCGATTACCTCCGTACTCCTCGCCGCGATCGGCTACGTACTCGCGCCCGTCCTCCTGCCGTACATTGGTACCGATCCGGGCACCGCGACTCACCGGATGGCGGTCGAGTACACCCGGACGATCTTCCTCGGTGTCGTTTTCATGTTCGGCTTTTTCATCTTCCAGGCGATCCTCCGGGGATGGGGAGACACGCGGACCCCCCTGTATCTGATGGTACTCAGCGTCTCGATCAACATCGTGCTTGACCCGTTTCTCATCCTCGGCTTCGAGAACAACCCGCTGTTCGAGTGGGCCGGGCTGCTCGACCTTCAGGCCGACCTGCTCGCCGCGACGGGCTTTACCGGCTATGGTGTGCAGGGAGCGGCGATCGCCACTGTCTTCTCGCGTGGCGTCGGCGCAGCCATCGGCTTCTGGCTGCTGTTTACCGGGCGCGTCGGCATTGATCTCTCCTTTGCGGACCTCAAACCCGAGATGGCCGTCGTACGAAAGATCCTCGACGTCGGGGGACCATCCGGCCTCGAACGCGGGGCCGACTCGCTTGCCTACACCGGGATGACAGCACTCGTCGGGCTCGTGAGCGCGGACGCTGTCGCTGCCTACGGGATCGGTAACCGGATCAACACACTGGTCTACCTCCCCGCGGTCGGACTCGCGCAGGGAACCGAGACCGCAGTCGGCCAGAACCTCGGCGCAGGCAAGCAGGGCCGGGCACGAAAAGCCGTCCTCCTCAGTTCGGGAATCATCTTCGCCGTCCTCGCCGTGTTCAGCGTGCTCGCGTTCGTCTTCGCCGAGACGATCGTCTCGATCTTCATCGAAGGCGAGGGGGCCGAAATCGTCGTCGAGAAGGGGACGGACTACTTCAAGATCATCGGCCCGACCTACGTGTTCATGGGGCTGTTTCAGGTACTCAACGCCGGGTTCCGCGGTGCTGGCAGCACGCGAACGGCGTTCATTTTCTCCGTGCTCGCCCAGTGGGGCCTGCGGATCCCGCCGACGCTCGTCTTCATTACCATCCTCGCGATGGGGGCGACCGGCGTCTGGTGGGGGATCGCGTTCTCACACGTCGCCGCGGCCATCGTCGTCGCCGCCTGGTTCCTCGTCGGCGACTGGGATCAGAGCGTGATCGAGGAAGACGAGGACACGTCGCGGGACGGTGGAGCGGAGGGAACCGTCAACGCCGCGGAGTGA
- the hisS gene encoding histidine--tRNA ligase yields the protein MYERIKGFRDFYPAEMQARRQVFDEVESTVRGYGFREIGTPAMEDAQLYIDKSGEEIVDELYSFEDKGGRHVALTPELTPTVARMVVAKQQELSKPIKWFSTRPFWRYEEPQQGRFREFYQTNVDIFGSSDPSADAEILAVAADMLTNLGLDAEDFEFRVSHRDILGGLLDAFGGDIATQQAIRAVDKSAKIETAEYHDLLVDAGLDYEQARTFDELLAVDEDELDELVEFAGTDRIHEAVTNLQNVLAAAEDFGVREFCDLSLETARGLDYYTGVVFECFDSTGEVSRAVFGGGRYDDLIESFGGQPTPAVGFAPGDATLSLLLQRAGVWPDEELSTDYYVLQVGDTRPVAARIARDLREGGHVVETDVSDRSFGAQMNYADSINAETVVIVGERDLENDEVTLKDMASGDQVQAPVGEFPGEHDRPTIEQFE from the coding sequence ATGTACGAACGCATCAAGGGCTTTCGCGATTTCTACCCCGCAGAGATGCAGGCCCGTCGACAGGTTTTCGACGAGGTCGAGTCCACTGTTCGGGGCTACGGCTTCCGCGAGATCGGGACGCCCGCGATGGAAGACGCACAGCTGTACATCGACAAGAGCGGCGAAGAGATCGTCGACGAACTCTATAGTTTCGAGGATAAAGGGGGACGTCACGTCGCGCTCACCCCCGAGCTAACGCCGACGGTCGCGCGGATGGTCGTCGCCAAACAGCAGGAGCTTTCGAAACCGATCAAGTGGTTCTCGACCCGACCGTTCTGGCGCTACGAGGAACCCCAGCAGGGCCGATTCCGGGAGTTCTACCAGACCAACGTCGACATCTTCGGCTCCAGCGATCCGAGCGCTGACGCCGAGATACTGGCCGTCGCAGCCGACATGCTGACGAACCTCGGCCTCGACGCCGAGGACTTCGAGTTCCGCGTCTCCCACCGGGACATCCTCGGAGGTCTCCTCGACGCCTTCGGGGGCGATATTGCCACCCAGCAGGCGATCCGCGCAGTCGATAAGAGCGCGAAGATCGAGACAGCTGAGTACCACGACCTGCTCGTCGACGCCGGACTGGACTACGAGCAGGCTCGCACGTTCGACGAGTTACTCGCCGTCGACGAGGACGAACTGGACGAGTTGGTCGAGTTTGCGGGAACTGACCGCATCCACGAGGCAGTGACGAACCTCCAGAACGTGCTCGCCGCCGCCGAGGACTTCGGCGTCCGGGAGTTCTGTGATCTCTCGCTGGAGACCGCTCGCGGGCTCGATTACTACACCGGCGTCGTCTTCGAGTGTTTCGACTCCACTGGTGAGGTCTCACGGGCCGTCTTCGGCGGCGGTCGCTACGATGACCTCATCGAGAGCTTCGGCGGGCAGCCCACGCCCGCGGTCGGCTTCGCGCCCGGCGATGCGACGCTCTCACTGCTGCTCCAGCGCGCCGGTGTCTGGCCCGACGAGGAACTCTCGACGGACTACTACGTCTTGCAGGTCGGCGACACGCGACCGGTCGCCGCACGCATCGCCCGCGACCTGCGCGAGGGCGGTCACGTCGTCGAAACCGACGTCTCCGATCGGAGCTTCGGCGCACAGATGAACTACGCCGACTCGATCAACGCCGAGACGGTCGTCATCGTCGGCGAGCGCGACCTGGAAAACGACGAGGTGACGCTCAAGGACATGGCAAGCGGCGATCAGGTACAGGCTCCGGTCGGTGAGTTCCCCGGCGAGCACGACCGACCGACGATCGAGCAGTTCGAGTGA
- a CDS encoding DMT family transporter: MELGLSYSIVAAFVWGAYLFVLKRYFNEFPATTLAVVVNAFAIVFYAPVTIRAVRNGDGASLAGAGLEHVAVITLTILTTAGGFIFFLYAIQAGEVSYVAPINKIVPVFVLPIEVVVLGQFLTPLQVAGVVVATLAVYVANYRAGSLLDPIRRAAHSRPAQLALLSAMLFAVTDVGRRVVLQELAVPTAIWVPLLLAGVLVVFLPSALRHPPEDLRGALPKLAGAGAIVAVGEHTTTLAFSLIPASIASPVVNTQAIVAVILGGVLLGEQHFRIRIVAAVLAVVGVTMIAI, encoded by the coding sequence ATGGAGCTGGGGCTGAGCTACTCGATCGTCGCGGCGTTCGTCTGGGGGGCGTACCTGTTCGTTCTCAAGCGGTATTTCAACGAGTTCCCGGCGACGACGCTCGCGGTGGTCGTCAACGCCTTCGCGATCGTCTTTTACGCGCCGGTCACGATTCGGGCGGTCCGGAACGGGGACGGCGCGTCACTTGCGGGGGCCGGACTCGAACACGTCGCCGTGATCACGCTGACGATCCTGACGACTGCGGGCGGGTTCATCTTCTTCCTGTACGCGATTCAGGCCGGTGAGGTCTCCTACGTCGCGCCGATCAACAAGATCGTCCCCGTCTTCGTGCTCCCGATCGAGGTCGTCGTCCTCGGGCAGTTCCTCACGCCGCTCCAGGTCGCCGGCGTCGTCGTCGCGACGCTCGCGGTCTACGTGGCGAACTACCGGGCCGGGAGCCTGCTGGATCCGATTCGGCGGGCCGCCCACTCCCGGCCAGCACAGCTTGCATTGCTCTCGGCGATGCTCTTTGCGGTGACCGATGTGGGCAGGCGGGTCGTCCTCCAGGAGCTTGCAGTGCCGACCGCGATCTGGGTGCCGCTCCTGCTGGCGGGCGTCCTCGTTGTGTTCCTCCCCTCTGCGTTGCGACATCCCCCGGAGGATCTGCGCGGCGCGCTGCCGAAACTCGCCGGTGCGGGCGCGATCGTCGCGGTCGGCGAACACACGACGACGCTGGCCTTCTCGTTGATTCCCGCGAGCATCGCCTCGCCGGTCGTCAATACGCAGGCAATCGTCGCCGTAATCCTCGGCGGCGTCCTGCTCGGCGAGCAACACTTCCGCATCCGGATCGTCGCCGCAGTACTCGCGGTCGTCGGCGTGACGATGATCGCGATCTGA
- a CDS encoding TRAM domain-containing protein produces the protein MANCPLADDCPSFSERIEGMGCSHYGDRGGKEWCTHYAQPISELKTQPVKPKEEVVVDVTDIHESGAGVGRTEDGFIVLVDGILPDARARVKITNVHSNHAQAEEVERLPMDEAEAADEADEADEADASDRDRTDPTDRRPQLGSREDFWGS, from the coding sequence ATGGCGAACTGTCCACTGGCGGACGACTGCCCGAGCTTTTCAGAGCGGATCGAGGGGATGGGATGTAGCCACTACGGGGACCGTGGCGGCAAGGAGTGGTGTACCCACTACGCCCAGCCGATCTCCGAGTTGAAGACCCAGCCCGTCAAACCGAAAGAGGAGGTCGTCGTCGACGTGACTGACATCCACGAGAGCGGTGCTGGCGTCGGCCGCACCGAGGATGGCTTCATCGTTCTCGTCGATGGCATTCTCCCCGATGCGCGGGCCCGCGTCAAGATCACAAACGTCCATTCGAACCACGCCCAGGCCGAAGAGGTCGAACGGCTCCCGATGGACGAGGCGGAGGCCGCCGACGAGGCCGACGAGGCCGACGAGGCCGATGCCTCTGATCGGGACAGGACCGACCCAACGGATCGCCGCCCACAGCTCGGAAGTCGCGAGGACTTCTGGGGCTCGTAA
- a CDS encoding cysteine hydrolase family protein: MHLDSDSTALVVVDMQNGFAHPDGALYAPGSEDVIEPIVNLVERAREAGVQIVYTRDVHPPEQFEGNHYYDEFEQWGEHVLEGSWEAELVEELTIQPDDHVVEKHTYDAFHETELDGWLSARGIDDLVFCGTLANVCVLHTAGSAGLRDYRPILIEDAIGAIEDDHREYALEHAEWLFGEVTTRETVEFD, encoded by the coding sequence ATGCACCTCGACAGTGACTCGACCGCACTGGTCGTCGTCGACATGCAGAACGGCTTCGCCCATCCCGACGGTGCGCTCTACGCGCCGGGAAGCGAGGACGTGATCGAGCCCATCGTCAATCTGGTCGAGCGCGCCCGTGAGGCTGGCGTTCAGATCGTCTACACGCGAGATGTCCATCCGCCCGAACAGTTCGAGGGGAACCACTACTACGACGAGTTCGAGCAGTGGGGCGAGCACGTCCTCGAAGGCTCGTGGGAGGCAGAACTCGTCGAGGAGCTCACGATCCAGCCCGACGATCACGTCGTCGAGAAACACACCTACGACGCCTTCCACGAAACCGAACTCGACGGCTGGCTGAGCGCGCGCGGGATCGACGATCTGGTGTTCTGTGGCACGCTTGCGAACGTCTGCGTGCTCCACACCGCAGGAAGCGCGGGGCTGCGTGACTACCGGCCGATCCTTATCGAGGACGCCATCGGCGCGATCGAGGACGACCACCGGGAGTACGCTCTGGAGCACGCCGAGTGGCTCTTTGGCGAGGTTACAACGCGCGAAACCGTCGAGTTCGACTGA
- a CDS encoding VOC family protein, with the protein MDIHHTAVAVSDLDATKAFYEDGLGLSYEHDFHLDGTHHYYLTGDELDTTLQFVHDGSETAVDPSGIVHLAIRVEDVEATLDALVKATDCSVLKGPLTIEGAGARAVFVEDPDGYEVELFSPLD; encoded by the coding sequence ATGGATATACACCACACTGCGGTCGCAGTTTCGGATCTCGACGCGACGAAAGCCTTCTACGAGGATGGTCTCGGCCTCAGCTACGAACACGACTTCCATCTCGACGGCACTCATCATTACTATCTCACCGGCGACGAGCTGGACACGACGCTCCAGTTTGTCCACGATGGTAGCGAGACGGCGGTCGACCCGTCCGGCATCGTCCACCTCGCGATCCGGGTCGAGGACGTTGAGGCGACGCTGGACGCGCTCGTCAAGGCGACGGACTGTTCCGTGTTGAAGGGACCGCTAACGATCGAGGGTGCGGGAGCGCGGGCGGTCTTCGTGGAGGACCCCGACGGCTACGAGGTCGAGCTCTTTTCGCCGCTCGACTAG